Proteins encoded by one window of Aptenodytes patagonicus chromosome 9, bAptPat1.pri.cur, whole genome shotgun sequence:
- the TMEM185A gene encoding transmembrane protein 185A produces MNLRGLFQDFNPSKFLIYACLLLFSVLLSLRLDDKIQWSYWAVFAPIWLWKLMVIVGASVGTGVWARNPQYRAEGETCVEFKAMLIAVGIHLLLLMFEVLVCDRIERGTHFWLLVFMPLFFVSPVSVAACVWGFRHDRSLELEILCSVNILQFIFIALRLDEIIRWPWLVVCVPLWILMSFLCLVVLYYIVWSVLFLRSMDVIAEQRRTHITMAVSWMTIVVPLLTFEILLVHRLDGHNSFSFIPIFVPLWLSLITLMATTFGQKGGNHWWFGIRKDFCQFLLEIFPFLREYGNISYDLHHEDNEETEETPLPEPPKIAPMFRKKTGVVITQSPGKYVIPPPKLNIDMPD; encoded by the exons ATGAACCTGCGCGGCTTGTTCCAGGATTTCAACCCCAG cAAATTTCTTATTTAtgcctgcctgctgcttttttctgtgttgctctcTCTCCGTCTGGATGACAAAATTCAATGGAGTTACTGGGCTGTATTTGCTCCAATATGGCTATGGAAGTTAATGGTGATTGTTGGTGCCTCAGTGGGAACAGGAGTATGGGCCCGAAACCCACAGTATCG AGCAGAAGGAGAAACCTGTGTGGAGTTCAAAGCTATGTTAATCGCAGTGGGCAtccacctgctgctgctgatgtTTGAAGTTCTCGTGTGTGACAGGATCGAAAGAGGAACCCATTTCTGGCTTCTGGTCTTCATGCCATTATTCTTTGTATCGCCAGTGTCAGTTGCAGCTTGTGTGTGGGGATTCCGACATGACAGGTCTCTGGAG ctgGAAATCTTGTGTTCAGTCAATATTCTACAGTTCATATTTATTGCACTCAGACTAGATGAGATCATCAGATGGCCGTGGCTT gttgtTTGTGTTCCACTGTGGATCTTGATGTCCTTTCTGTGTCTAGTAGTGCTCTATTACATTGTATGGTCTGTTCTATTCTTGCGCTCTATGGATGTGATTGCTGAGCAAAGGAGGACGCACATAACAATGGCTGTCAGCTGGATGACCATTGTAGTTCCACTGCTCACATTTGAG aTCTTACTAGTACACAGACTGGATGGgcataattctttttcttttataccCATATTTGTTCCTCTCTGGCTTTCACTGATAACTTTAATGGCAACAACATTtggacaaaaaggaggaaatcact ggtggtTTGGAATTCGCAAAGACTTTTGCCAGTTCCTGCTTGAAATTTTCCCATTCTTACGAGaatatggaaatatttcataTGATCTTCATCATGAAGATaatgaggaaacagaagaaacacCACTGCCCGAGCCACCAAAAATTGCACCAATGTTTCGAAAAAAGACTGGCGTGGTCATTACACAGAGTCCTGGAAAATACGTGATTCCACCTCCCAAATTAAACATTGATATGCCAGATTAA